A region of the Burkholderia pyrrocinia genome:
GAGAAAATTCAGCATGGGGCACCGATCGGGTCAACGCGCCAGCGGATTGCGCCGCCGGCACCGCGTGGCGGGTGAACCGCCGTCATCTCAGCGAGATTTCGTCGAAGTTGAACGAGCCGTCCGGCATCACGTACATGCCCTGCAGGCGCTTGCTGCGTGCGTAGACGATCTTCTCCTGCACGAGGAAGATCCACGGCGCGTCGGCCCAGATCTGCTTCTGTGCATCCGCGTAGAGGGTGGCCTTCTTCGTGCGATCGGTCGTGGAGAGCGCCTGCGCGAGGTCGTCGTCGACCAGACCGTTCTTGTAGTACGCCGTGTTGTACAGCTTCGGCGGCGCCGATTCCGAAGCAAGCAGCGGCGACAGCGCCCAGTTCGCCTCGCCGGTCGACGCCGACCAGCCGCTGTAGTACATCCGCACCGGCGCCTTCGCCGGATCCTGGGCACTCTCCACCCGGGCGACCCGCTCGCCGGCCTCGAGCGCCTGCACCTGCACCTTCACGCCGACCTGCGCGAGCTGCTGCTGGACGAACTGGATCAGCTTCTGCGCCGTCGTGTGATTGTAGGCGGACCATAGCGTCGATTCGAAGCCGTTCGGATAACCGGCTTCCTTCAGCAACGCGCGCGCCTTCGCCGGGTCATACGGCCAGGGCCCGAGTTTCGTCGCGTATTCGACGCCCATCGGCGCAACCCCTGTCTGCGGAGTCGCGTAACCGGCGAACACGACCTTCGCGAGCGCATCCTTGTTGACCGCGTAGTTCAGCGCTTCGCGCACCTTCGGGTTATCGAACGGCTTTTGCCGCGTGTTCAGCGAAATGTAGCGCTGGATGATCGACGGCGCCTCGATCAGGTCCACCTTCGGATTGCTTTTCAGTTCGTTCGCCTGCTCGAACGGAATCGTGAAGGCGAAATCGGCTTCGCCGGTCTTGATCAGCGCGGCGCGCGTGTTGTTGTCGACCACCGGCTTCCAGTCGATCGCGTCGATCTTCGGATAGCCCTTCTTCCAGTAACCGGCGAATTTCTTCACCTTCATGTCGTCGGTCTGCTTCCATTCGACGAACTCGAACGGCCCGGTGCCGACCGGATGCAGCGACACGTCGCGCCCCCACTTCTTCAGCGCGGCCGGCGAAATCATCACCGCGGACGGATGCGCGAGCGTGTTGATGAACGCCGAGAACGGCTCGCGCAACGTGAACCGCACGGTGGTCGGATCGACCACTTCGGTCTTCTCGATCACCCGGAACAGGCCGTACCGCTTCAGCTTGTTCGCCGGATCGGTCACGCGGTCGAAATTCGCCTTCACCGCGGCGGCATTGAAATCGGTGCCGTCGTGGAATTTCACGCCCTGGCGCAGTTTGACCGTGTACACCTTCGCGTCCGGCGACGCCGTATAGCTGGTCGCGAGCACGTTGACGAGCTTCATGTTCCGGTCGAAACCGAACAGGCCCTCGTAGAACGACTTGACGACAGCCTGCGACACCGTATCGTTCGCGTCGTACGGGTCCATCGTCGTAAAC
Encoded here:
- the gsiB gene encoding glutathione ABC transporter substrate-binding protein GsiB — translated: MNKPYSFPMFRPRALLAASAGALALSAAVPAFAQQNVVVAVYSTFTTMDPYDANDTVSQAVVKSFYEGLFGFDRNMKLVNVLATSYTASPDAKVYTVKLRQGVKFHDGTDFNAAAVKANFDRVTDPANKLKRYGLFRVIEKTEVVDPTTVRFTLREPFSAFINTLAHPSAVMISPAALKKWGRDVSLHPVGTGPFEFVEWKQTDDMKVKKFAGYWKKGYPKIDAIDWKPVVDNNTRAALIKTGEADFAFTIPFEQANELKSNPKVDLIEAPSIIQRYISLNTRQKPFDNPKVREALNYAVNKDALAKVVFAGYATPQTGVAPMGVEYATKLGPWPYDPAKARALLKEAGYPNGFESTLWSAYNHTTAQKLIQFVQQQLAQVGVKVQVQALEAGERVARVESAQDPAKAPVRMYYSGWSASTGEANWALSPLLASESAPPKLYNTAYYKNGLVDDDLAQALSTTDRTKKATLYADAQKQIWADAPWIFLVQEKIVYARSKRLQGMYVMPDGSFNFDEISLR